The segment GGAGGTCTACAAGCCCCCCGCCCTGCGCAAGTGGGGTTGGTACGTGTGTCCCCTGCTCCACCGTGGCCAGCTCGTCGGGCGGCTGGAGGCGCGGGTCCGCGACGGGGAGCTGCGGGTGGACAATCTCTGGCGCGAGCCGGGCGTGAAGCTGGATGACGCCGCGCTGGACGAGGCCCTCGCGCGCCACGCGGTGGCGTGTGGCGCCCGGCTGGCCAGGCGGCCCCGGGCCCGCGTCGCGTCGTGAGCGACCGTCAAGCGGGGCGACGGCTCAGTGCGTCGGCAGCTCGCGCTCCAGCGCCTCCGCGGCGCCCGCGTCGCGTAGCACGCCGAAGCGCTGGCGCGAGCACGCCAGCAGCTGCCCCGCGTAGACGGTGTCCGACAGCGCCGCGGAGTAGTCGCCGTGCTCCGCGAGCACCCGCGCCCGTTCGTCCACCAGGTGGGCGAGGATGCGGGCCTGCTCGGCGTGGGCGAACAGCCGGACCACGGAGCGCGCGTCGAACAGCAACAGCGTCTCGAACTCCATCCCGAGCGTGACGAGGCACGCCTCCCGCAGTCCCTGGAGACACTCGTCCAGCGACCGCTCCGCCCGCATGCGGGCGAGATTCGGGGCCAGCCGGCCGAGCTCGCGGAGAGCCTGGAGGGTGAGGACCTGGCGCAGAAGAGGCATGCGAGACAGGAGTACACCCCGGCCGCGTGGAATCATCCAGTCCCACCGTCGCCGTCCCTCCCTTGCCATGAGTGGACCTGTCGCCCCCGGGCGCGACACACTCGGTGGATGCGCTCGTCCCGCCTCCTGCTCCTCTTCGTCGTGCTCCAGTCGCTCGCCGCCCAGGCTACCGAGTACCGCGTCGGTCCGGGTCAGACCTACACCAGCATTGGCGCGGTGCCCTGGGAATCCCTCCAGCCTGGCGACACGGTGTTCATCCATGCGCGGCCCTCGCCCTACGTGGAGAAGTGGGTCCTGGGCCGGCGTGGCACGGCGAGCGCGCCCATCACGGTGCGCGGCGTGCGGGACGCCCAGGGCAACCTGCCGGTCATCGTCGGGGAGAGCGCGACGACGCGCTCGCAGCTCAACTTCTGGAACGAGGCGCGCGGCATCCTCAAGATTGGAGGCGCCAACACGCCCGCGGACACGCTGCCGGCCTACCTCGTGGTGGAGGACCTGCACCTGACCCGCGCGCGCGGCACCTTCACCGGTCGCGCGGGGCTGACGGCGTACGAGGCCAACGCCGCGGGCATCTTCATCGAGAAAGGCGAGCACATCACCATCCGGGGCTGCATCCTGGAGGACAACGGCAACGGCCTGTTCATCGCCAACGAGACGACGGATGTCCTCGTCGAGCGCAACGCGTTCCGAGGCAACGGCAACTCCGGCAGCATCCTGGAGCACAACGCGTACACCGAGGCGCTGGGCATCACCTTCCAGTTCAACCACTTCGGCCCGCCGTGCGACGGCTGCGAGGGCAACAACCTGAAGGACCGCTCCGCGGGCACCGTGGTGCGCTACAACTGGATCGAAGGCGGCAACCGGCAGCTCGACCTCGTCGACTCCGGCAGCGCGAAGCTGCGCGCCGACGCGTCGTACGGGCGCACGTTCGTCTACGGCAACGTCCTCGTGGAGCCCGAGGGCGCCGGCAACCGGCAGATCATCCACTTCGGTGGAGACAGCGGGACGACGGCGAACTACCGCTCCCAGCTCTATCTCTTCCACAACACCATCGTCTCCACGCGCACGGACCGCACCACGCTGCTGCGGCTGTCCGACAACGCGCAGACCGCGCACGTCACGGGCAACGTCGTCCTGGTGGCCGCGGCCGGGGGCAACACGTTGTCGCTGACGGACTCGGCCGGGACGCTGCGCCACGGAGGCAACTGGTATCGCCCGGGCTATGTCTCCACCTTCGGCACGCTCAACGGCGCCGTGGTCGACATGGGCGGGAACCTCACGGGCAGCGACCCGGGCTTCGTGGACCTGGCCGGCCAGGACTTCCACCTGACGTCTGGATCCGCGTTGCGGAGCAAGGCCATCGCGCCACCCTCCGAGACCAGTGGCTTCCCCCTGGACCAGCAGTACGTGAAGCACCTCGGCGGCGAGACGCGCGAGGCGAGCACCCCCGCGCATATCGGCGCCTTCGGTGACGGCCGTCCCAACCCGGGCACGCCGGACTCCGGTACCCCTGACGCGGGGCCTGGCACGCCCGACGCGGGGCCCGGTACGCCGGACTCCGGCACGCCCGACGCGGGCCCAGGGGCGCCGGACTCCGGTACGGGGAACCCCGGCGGTCCCAGGAACGATGATGATGGTGGGTGCGGCGCGGTGGGCGGCGGACTCGTCGGTCCGCTCGGGGTCCTCGCGCTCATGGCGCTCGCGCTCCGCCGCCGGCGCCCCCAGGGCTGAGGTCGCGCGCACCGACCGACACGCCCACCCGAGGAGCTGACACGCCGGGAGGGGCTCGCGGAATCCGGGCCCCGCCCCCATCGGAGCCCTGGGCCCCCTCTGTACGACGCACCGGGGAGACTGCGAGACTCGCGCGCCGGTGGTCCTCCCCGCTCCTCACGCCTCGCCCACGCCCACGAGTCCCGCGCCACACGCGCCAGGCTGGCGTGGGACGCTCGCCGTCTTCACCACGGCCTTCCTGTTCCTCCTCTCGCTGGAGGCGCTCCTGCGCCGCCATGCGCCGGGGGCATGGCGATTCCAGGCCTGGGACTCCGAGCGGATGATGCAGACGCTGTCGCTGCGCGAGCTGCGCGACGAGCCCCTCCGCTCGCTCTGGTACCTCCACATCCAACCGCCCCTGTTGGATGTGTTCCGCGCCACCCTCGCCCAGCTCCACCGCTCGCTGGACGGCGCGGCGCTCGTGGACGCGGTGGACCGCTGGACCTACGTCGCCTGGGCAGGTCTCTTCGCGCTGACGACCACGCTCGTCTATCGCTGGCTCCACCAGCTCGCGGGGCGGACGACGGCCCTCGTCGGCGCGGGCGTGAGCGCGCTGCACCCCGGCGCGCTCGCCTTCGCCACGTTGCTGGACGGCACGCTCGCCAGCGCCGCCGCGTTCCTCTGGTTCTGCCACGAGCTGTGGCGCTTCCATCGGAACCAGGGCTCCATCGCCCGGCTCGCCGCCGCGTCACTCGTCCTCTTCTACCTGCGCTCCATCTTCCAGTGGCCCTTCTTCCCACTGGTGGCCCTGTCGCTGCTCCTCATGCGCGTCCCGCTCCGGCAGGTCGCGCGCTACCTCGCGCTGGCGGCGCTGCTCGCGGGGCCCTACGTCCTCAAGCAACAGGTGCTCTTCGGCACGCCGATGACCTCCACCTTCGACGGGCTCAACTTCTGCCGCGCCATCGGCCTGGGCGAGCCCGACCTGGGCGCGGTGAAGCTGCCTCCCGGCGTGCTCCCCACGTCGCTGCCTCCGCCCGAGCGCGCCGCCGTGCTGAGGGTGGAGGAGAAGCTCGGGGGACACTTCAACTACAACCAGCTGGACTACCTTCGGTACTCGGTGGGGTTGAAGTACGTCTGCCGCCAGGCGCTGCTCACGCGCCCCCTCTCCGCGACCCTGGCCTCGTTCGTGGAGAACGCGGCCCTCTACGGGCAGCCCTCCAGCCGCTATCAACCCAACGCCCTCGTGGACGCCCTGCCCTGGCGGGCGCCGCTCGACACCGTGTTCTCGTGGCCGGTGCTCGCCGTGCTGCTGTTCGCGGTGGGCCTCGGCGCCGCCCGGAGGGTGAAGGGCCGCGACGCGTGGCTCGGCACGGCGGGGCTCGCGCTGCCCGCGCTCTTCGTCCTCGCGGTGAGCATCGTGTTCGAGAAGGGCGAGAACATGCGGTTCAAGTACTTCCTCGAGCCGGTCCTCATCGTCTTCCTCTGCTCGGAGTGCTCGCGACTGGCCGCGCGCGTCCTGGCCCGCCCTTCCGCATCCGCGTCCGCCGCGCCTGACGGGCCGCTCGCCCGCTGACACTCTCCGCGACGCCTCGAGCCCTCCCGTCCGCCGGGTTGCTCACTGCGTGGCAGGAGCCGCACGCGCCGTCCGCGCCATGCGCGAGGACACGGCCCCGGTGTTACGATGCCCGGCTGGATATGAAGGACCTCGATGCCATTCTCCGCGCCCGTGAGCGCAGCCGGGGCCCGTGGGTCCTGGCCACCGTGGTCTCCGTCTCCGGCTCCTCCTATCGCAAGCCCGGCGCGCGGATGCTGTTGAACGAGGAGGGCTGGCTCGCCGGTGGCGTGAGCGGTGGCTGCCTGGAGGCGGACATCGTCCGCAAGGCGTTCTTCTGGACGAGCAGCGGCCCGCGCGTGCTGCGTTACGACTCCACCGGAGAAGGCCCCGAGGACGAGGGCGGGCTGTCCTTCGCGCTCGGCTGCAACGGCGTGGTGGACGTGATGCTGGAGCGCTGCGAGCCAGGCCCCTGGGACGCGCTCGCCTTCGCGGACGAGGCCCGGCGTCTGGGGCGGCGCGCGGTGGTGGCCACCGTGTACGGCGGCCCCACCCATGCACTGGGCGCGCGCTGGCTGCTCCGCGACGACGGTCTTGAGTCCGGCAACCTGTCCGGAGTTCTGGGCGACGCCGTGCGCGAGGCGGCCCGCGAGGCGCTCGCGGTGGGTCACACCTGGAGCGGCCCCTGTGGAGGCGCCGACGTGCTGGTGGAGGTCGTGGAGCCCCCCCACCCCCTGGTCATCTTCGGCAGCGGCTTCGACGTGGCCCCGGTGGTGACGCAGGCGGCCGGGCTGGGCTGGCACGTCACCGTCGTGGCGGACCGGCCCGCGGGGACGCTGCGCAACCGCTTCCCGCTCGCGCACGCGACGGTGTCCGCGAAGGCGGCCGGCGCCGCCGACGCCGTGCACCTGTCCCCGCGAACGCTGGCGGTGTTGATGACCCACAGCCTGCCCCAGGACCGGGAGCTGCTCGCGGCGCTGCTCCCCTTCAAGCTGCGCTATCTCGGCGTGCTGGGCCCGCGCTCTCGCACGGAGCGGCTGCTGGAGGGCCTGTCCTTCGTCCCCACGACCGCGCAGCTCGAGAAGCTGCACGCGCCGGTGGGATTGGACCTGGGCGCGGAGGGCGCGGAGGAGATTGCCCTCTCCATCGTCGCGGAGCTCCAGGCCGTGGTGGCGGACCGCGGCGGCGGGAAGCTGAGGGACCGTCGCGCGCCCATCCACACGCTGTCCCCGCCTCCCACGCGGAGACTGGCGTGACGGTGGGAGTGGTGCTGCTCGCCGCGGGGGGCTCGTCGCGGCTGGGCCAACCCAAGCAGCTCGTCATCCACCAGGGGCAGAGCCTCGTGCGCCGCGCCGCCCGGGTCGCGGTGGCGCTCGACGCGGGGCCGGTGCTCGTCGTGCTCGGCGCGCGCCACGAAGCCGTCTCGGCGGAGCTCGAGGACCTCCCCGTGCGCCGCGTGGAGAACCCAGACTGGGCGCGGGGGCCGGGCGGCTCGCTGCGCGCGGGGCTCGAGGCGCTGCTCGCGCTCGACGACGCGCCCCCGGTCGAGGCGGTGCTCGTCATGCTGTGCGACCAGGTCCGCGTGGAGACCTCGCACCTGCGCGCCCTCGTCGAAGCCTGGCGGACGACGGGCAGACCGGTGGTGGCCTCCGGGTACGAGGGGACGCGCGGCGTGCCCGCGCTGTTCGGCCGCGAGGTGTTCGAGGAGCTGCGAGCCCTGTCCCCCGAGCAGGGCGCGCGCGGGGTGATTGCCCGCGAGCCCTCGCGTGTCGCCACCGTGCCGCTTCCGCACGGTGGCGAGGACGTGGACACGCCCCAGGACCTGCGCCGGCTCCGATGACGCGCGACGCCCGGGCGTGACGCGGGCCGACTTCGCGGGCACCTATCAGCCCGGAGGCATCCGCCTTATGCTCCACCCAGGCGCGCGACGAAGCGCGACGAAGGGGGACGACGTTCCATGGAACACGACCGGCCCATCCTCACCCACAAGGAGAAGGGAACCCTGCTCAAGGTGTTCCTGGGCATCCTCGCCTTCAAGTGGGTGTCGGCGGAGCTCTTCGTCATCGGGGCCGTGGGCGTCCTCGCCCTCATCATCGCGATAGGCGTCATCGCCTCGCTCGCGACGTGGCTCTTGAAGTACAGCCTCATCGCGCTGGGCATCTACGTCGTGTTCGTGCTGACGCTGCGCTGGCTCCATGGCGACAAGAAGTCGCGCCCGCCGGAAGAAGGCCTCGCGGACCTCGACGCGCTCGAGGCCGCGACGAAGGGCCGGAGCCAGGAGCAGCTCGAGCTCGACGCCCAGCTCACGCTGGCGCGCTTCAAGGCGGAGCACGCGGAAGAGCTCGCGCGGTCGAAGAAGCCGTGAGCGGTCCGGACGGGAGGTCGTTCGCCCGTCGGCATCCCGTGGCCCCGTGGCTGGTCCTCGGGGTGTCGGTGCTGGTCCTCTTCCCCCGGCTCATCACGTCCCTGAAGGACCACGAACACGTCCCCGCAGACCTCCGGCCCGGCGTCCTGCTCATCGCCCGTCCGGGGCGTGTCAGCGGCGCCTTCGACGAAACCGTGGTGCTGCTGCTGGAGACGGG is part of the Myxococcus stipitatus genome and harbors:
- a CDS encoding right-handed parallel beta-helix repeat-containing protein, which encodes MRSSRLLLLFVVLQSLAAQATEYRVGPGQTYTSIGAVPWESLQPGDTVFIHARPSPYVEKWVLGRRGTASAPITVRGVRDAQGNLPVIVGESATTRSQLNFWNEARGILKIGGANTPADTLPAYLVVEDLHLTRARGTFTGRAGLTAYEANAAGIFIEKGEHITIRGCILEDNGNGLFIANETTDVLVERNAFRGNGNSGSILEHNAYTEALGITFQFNHFGPPCDGCEGNNLKDRSAGTVVRYNWIEGGNRQLDLVDSGSAKLRADASYGRTFVYGNVLVEPEGAGNRQIIHFGGDSGTTANYRSQLYLFHNTIVSTRTDRTTLLRLSDNAQTAHVTGNVVLVAAAGGNTLSLTDSAGTLRHGGNWYRPGYVSTFGTLNGAVVDMGGNLTGSDPGFVDLAGQDFHLTSGSALRSKAIAPPSETSGFPLDQQYVKHLGGETREASTPAHIGAFGDGRPNPGTPDSGTPDAGPGTPDAGPGTPDSGTPDAGPGAPDSGTGNPGGPRNDDDGGCGAVGGGLVGPLGVLALMALALRRRRPQG
- a CDS encoding XdhC family protein — encoded protein: MKDLDAILRARERSRGPWVLATVVSVSGSSYRKPGARMLLNEEGWLAGGVSGGCLEADIVRKAFFWTSSGPRVLRYDSTGEGPEDEGGLSFALGCNGVVDVMLERCEPGPWDALAFADEARRLGRRAVVATVYGGPTHALGARWLLRDDGLESGNLSGVLGDAVREAAREALAVGHTWSGPCGGADVLVEVVEPPHPLVIFGSGFDVAPVVTQAAGLGWHVTVVADRPAGTLRNRFPLAHATVSAKAAGAADAVHLSPRTLAVLMTHSLPQDRELLAALLPFKLRYLGVLGPRSRTERLLEGLSFVPTTAQLEKLHAPVGLDLGAEGAEEIALSIVAELQAVVADRGGGKLRDRRAPIHTLSPPPTRRLA
- a CDS encoding nucleotidyltransferase family protein; its protein translation is MTVGVVLLAAGGSSRLGQPKQLVIHQGQSLVRRAARVAVALDAGPVLVVLGARHEAVSAELEDLPVRRVENPDWARGPGGSLRAGLEALLALDDAPPVEAVLVMLCDQVRVETSHLRALVEAWRTTGRPVVASGYEGTRGVPALFGREVFEELRALSPEQGARGVIAREPSRVATVPLPHGGEDVDTPQDLRRLR